In Streptomyces dangxiongensis, one DNA window encodes the following:
- a CDS encoding carbohydrate ABC transporter permease, which yields MTAVLGRPADPAADPVVDRPRRWAAPPRPAWEEKPGGAGLAGKSLVLTLACLGVLFPLWIVLVTSLSSRKTIDEAGGLVMVPKGITFVAYRELLSGGQVTRAALVSIVVTLVGTVFSMTVSVLCAYGLSRSGSLGHRWILMVLMATMFFSAGLIPTYLLVQSLGLTDTYLALILPSAVSVFNILVLRGFFMGISPELTDSARIDGAGDIRILWQIVMPLSRAVLAVITLFYAVGYWSAWFNASLYLNEQDMMPLQNVMIQLVQKQEAPVGLGQAIKTGELSGLAVQMAVMVMALLPVAVLSPFVQKHFRKGMLTGAVKG from the coding sequence GTGACAGCCGTCCTCGGCCGACCGGCGGACCCGGCGGCGGACCCGGTGGTGGACCGGCCGCGCCGGTGGGCCGCCCCGCCCCGCCCGGCGTGGGAGGAGAAGCCGGGCGGGGCGGGCCTCGCGGGCAAGAGCCTCGTGCTCACGCTCGCCTGCCTGGGCGTCCTCTTCCCGCTGTGGATCGTCCTCGTCACCAGCCTGTCCTCGCGGAAGACCATCGACGAGGCCGGCGGCCTGGTCATGGTCCCCAAGGGCATCACCTTCGTCGCCTACCGGGAACTGCTCAGCGGCGGCCAGGTCACCCGGGCCGCGCTCGTCAGCATCGTCGTCACGCTGGTCGGCACGGTCTTCTCGATGACCGTGTCCGTGCTGTGCGCCTACGGCCTCTCGCGCAGCGGGTCGCTGGGGCACCGGTGGATCCTGATGGTGCTGATGGCCACCATGTTCTTCAGCGCCGGGCTCATCCCGACGTACCTGCTGGTGCAGTCCCTCGGGCTGACCGACACCTACCTCGCGCTGATCCTTCCCAGCGCGGTCAGCGTCTTCAACATCCTCGTCCTGCGGGGCTTCTTCATGGGCATCTCGCCCGAACTGACCGACAGCGCGCGCATCGACGGGGCGGGGGACATCCGCATCCTGTGGCAGATCGTGATGCCGCTCTCCCGGGCCGTCCTCGCGGTGATCACGCTGTTCTACGCGGTCGGGTACTGGAGCGCCTGGTTCAACGCGTCGCTTTACCTCAACGAGCAGGACATGATGCCGCTCCAGAACGTCATGATCCAGCTCGTGCAGAAACAGGAGGCCCCCGTGGGCCTCGGGCAGGCCATCAAGACGGGTGAACTGTCCGGGCTGGCCGTGCAGATGGCGGTCATGGTGATGGCCCTGCTGCCGGTCGCCGTGCTGTCGCCGTTCGTCCAGAAGCACTTCCGCAAGGGGATGCTGACGGGAGCGGTGAAGGGCTGA
- a CDS encoding extracellular solute-binding protein, translated as MTPNAASSAPSRRTFLASTAVAAAAVTGGMPLLTACGSADSGARGGTSAGKNARKLLPAYVAGNVVAPDIPAKNGSAAGFTHRLDLAGLKTSVPRKLGKGNKVTVMSPFWGSPPKQDNAYYRAMNDLVGVDVRWQNQDGNTYEQKLGAVLASSDVPDVVVIPGWNMNGKIPSAVISKFADLGPYLSGDAVKDYPNLAAIPTDAWQRSIFGGKLRGLPQPAPYVTGIVPLYRKDVFDKEGYRVPRSADEFMALAKDITNAKAKRWACLDMKWTAFQMFGVFSGSEKPLGWNLTDGKLVNRIETDEYLETLEWTRKLFAAGVVHPDAELGKSQATDPGPKFAAGEFLIYANNISQWWSRTAEQATHNPEFKIWGMDVFGHDGGDPHLWAEQPAGIFAFVNKKASEAVIRDVLAVADATAAPYGTKEYMLTNYGVEGTHYTVKKGVPTKTDQGNIDVLNAYVMIASPAPTIAHPDFPEVAKGQVEWQQRMGAFTTKSSFYGMQITEPSRYTNLGNDFEQLEDDVVRGRKKIGDMQQAVSDWRSRGGDKLRDWYKKILDENGPAAG; from the coding sequence ATGACGCCGAACGCCGCCTCCTCCGCTCCCAGCAGGAGAACCTTCCTCGCCTCCACCGCGGTCGCCGCCGCGGCGGTGACCGGGGGGATGCCGCTGCTCACCGCCTGCGGAAGCGCGGACAGCGGTGCGCGGGGAGGCACCTCGGCCGGCAAGAACGCCAGGAAACTGCTCCCGGCGTACGTGGCCGGAAACGTGGTGGCGCCGGACATCCCCGCCAAGAACGGCTCGGCCGCCGGGTTCACCCACCGGCTCGACCTCGCCGGCCTGAAGACGTCCGTGCCCAGGAAGCTCGGCAAGGGCAACAAGGTCACCGTCATGTCGCCGTTCTGGGGCTCCCCGCCCAAGCAGGACAACGCCTACTACAGGGCGATGAACGACCTCGTCGGCGTCGACGTCCGGTGGCAGAACCAGGACGGCAACACCTACGAGCAGAAGCTCGGCGCGGTCCTCGCCTCCAGCGACGTCCCCGACGTGGTGGTCATCCCCGGCTGGAACATGAACGGCAAGATCCCCAGCGCCGTCATCTCCAAGTTCGCCGACCTCGGCCCCTACCTCTCCGGCGACGCCGTCAAGGACTACCCGAACCTGGCCGCGATCCCCACGGACGCCTGGCAGCGCTCCATCTTCGGCGGCAAGCTGCGCGGCCTGCCCCAGCCCGCCCCGTACGTCACCGGCATCGTGCCCCTGTACCGCAAGGACGTCTTCGACAAGGAGGGCTACCGGGTGCCGCGCTCGGCGGACGAGTTCATGGCCCTCGCCAAGGACATCACCAATGCCAAGGCCAAGCGGTGGGCCTGTCTCGACATGAAGTGGACCGCCTTCCAGATGTTCGGCGTGTTTTCCGGCAGCGAGAAGCCGCTCGGCTGGAACCTGACCGACGGCAAGCTCGTCAACCGCATCGAGACCGACGAGTACCTCGAGACACTGGAATGGACCCGCAAGCTCTTCGCCGCCGGCGTCGTGCATCCCGACGCCGAGCTCGGCAAGAGCCAGGCCACCGACCCCGGCCCCAAGTTCGCGGCGGGCGAGTTCCTCATCTACGCCAACAACATCTCGCAGTGGTGGAGCCGTACCGCCGAACAGGCCACCCACAACCCCGAGTTCAAGATCTGGGGCATGGACGTCTTCGGCCACGACGGCGGTGACCCGCACCTGTGGGCAGAACAGCCCGCCGGGATCTTCGCCTTCGTCAACAAGAAGGCCTCCGAAGCGGTGATCCGGGACGTGCTCGCCGTCGCCGACGCCACCGCCGCGCCGTACGGCACCAAGGAGTACATGCTCACCAACTACGGCGTCGAGGGCACCCACTACACCGTCAAGAAGGGTGTGCCCACCAAGACCGACCAGGGCAACATCGACGTGCTCAACGCCTACGTCATGATCGCGAGTCCCGCCCCGACCATCGCCCACCCCGACTTCCCCGAGGTCGCCAAGGGCCAGGTCGAGTGGCAGCAGCGGATGGGCGCCTTCACCACCAAGTCCTCCTTCTACGGCATGCAGATCACCGAGCCCAGCCGCTACACCAACCTCGGCAACGACTTCGAGCAGTTGGAGGACGACGTCGTGCGCGGGCGCAAGAAGATCGGCGACATGCAGCAGGCCGTCTCCGACTGGAGGAGCAGGGGCGGCGACAAGCTGCGCGACTGGTACAAGAAGATCCTCGACGAGAACGGCCCGGCGGCCGGCTGA
- a CDS encoding aldehyde dehydrogenase family protein, translating into MTSTHAFWLAGRQVTGEDSFDVTSPWDGRLVGKVGVPTDAQVEEAVAAAYAVRDEFAATPAHVRAAALDHVSKRLAERTEEIAELISAENGKPIKWARGEVGRAVSVFRFAAEEARRFNGGEAQRLDTDAGGQGRLALTRRFPKGVVLGIAPFNFPLNLCAHKVAPAIAAGAPIILKPAPATPLSGLILGDLLAETDLPAGSWSILPVANDRMPALVQDERLPVISFTGSEKVGYAIMDSVPRKHCTLELGGNGAAVVLGDYASDADLDWAATRIATFSNYQGGQSCISVQRVIADASVYDRLLPRIVAAVEAQVTGDPTDDRTDVGPLVSEDAAKRVESWVDEAVSAGAQLLTGGKRDGASYAPTVLTDVPADTTIACEEVFGPVLTVRKVDGEAEAFDAVNDSKYGLQAGVFTHDLQVAFRAHRALEVGGVVIGDVPSYRADQMPYGGAKQSGVGREGVRFAMEDYTYERVLVLTGLAL; encoded by the coding sequence ATGACTTCCACCCATGCCTTCTGGCTCGCCGGCCGCCAGGTCACCGGCGAGGACAGCTTCGACGTCACCTCCCCGTGGGACGGCCGGCTCGTCGGGAAGGTCGGCGTGCCGACCGACGCCCAGGTCGAGGAGGCCGTGGCCGCCGCGTACGCCGTGCGGGACGAGTTCGCCGCCACCCCGGCGCACGTGCGCGCCGCCGCCCTCGACCACGTCAGCAAGCGGCTGGCCGAGCGCACCGAGGAGATCGCCGAGCTGATCTCCGCCGAGAACGGCAAGCCGATCAAGTGGGCCCGGGGCGAGGTCGGCCGTGCCGTCTCCGTGTTCCGGTTCGCCGCCGAGGAGGCCCGCCGGTTCAACGGCGGCGAGGCCCAGCGGCTCGACACCGACGCCGGCGGCCAGGGCCGGCTGGCGCTGACCCGCCGCTTCCCGAAGGGCGTCGTGCTCGGCATCGCGCCGTTCAACTTCCCGCTGAACCTGTGCGCCCACAAGGTCGCCCCGGCGATCGCCGCCGGCGCGCCGATCATCCTGAAGCCGGCCCCGGCCACGCCCCTCTCCGGTCTGATCCTGGGTGACCTGCTGGCCGAGACGGACCTGCCGGCCGGTTCCTGGTCGATCCTCCCGGTCGCCAACGACCGCATGCCCGCCCTCGTCCAGGACGAGCGCCTGCCGGTGATCTCCTTCACCGGGTCCGAGAAGGTCGGCTACGCGATCATGGACTCGGTGCCGCGCAAGCACTGCACGCTCGAACTCGGCGGCAACGGGGCGGCGGTCGTCCTCGGTGACTACGCCTCCGACGCCGATCTGGACTGGGCCGCGACCCGCATCGCGACCTTCTCCAACTACCAGGGCGGCCAGTCCTGCATCTCCGTGCAGCGGGTGATCGCCGACGCGTCCGTGTACGACCGGCTGCTGCCGCGCATCGTCGCCGCCGTCGAGGCCCAGGTCACCGGTGACCCCACCGACGACAGGACGGACGTCGGCCCGCTGGTCAGCGAGGACGCCGCCAAGCGCGTGGAGTCGTGGGTCGACGAGGCCGTCTCGGCGGGGGCGCAGCTCCTCACCGGCGGCAAGCGCGACGGCGCCTCCTACGCGCCGACCGTCCTCACCGACGTACCGGCCGACACCACGATCGCCTGCGAGGAGGTCTTCGGGCCCGTCCTCACCGTGCGGAAGGTGGACGGCGAGGCCGAGGCGTTCGACGCGGTCAACGACTCCAAGTACGGCCTCCAGGCGGGCGTGTTCACCCACGACCTCCAGGTCGCCTTCCGTGCCCACCGCGCCCTGGAGGTCGGCGGTGTGGTGATCGGCGACGTCCCGTCCTACCGCGCCGACCAGATGCCGTACGGCGGCGCCAAGCAGTCCGGCGTGGGCCGCGAGGGCGTCCGGTTCGCGATGGAGGACTACACCTACGAGCGCGTGCTGGTTCTCACCGGTCTCGCGCTCTGA
- a CDS encoding glycoside hydrolase family 3 protein — MTVDSPSTPPFRDPLLPFAKRVEDLLARLTREEKISFLHQFTPAVERLGIAAWRTGQEALHGVAWMGPATVFPQAVGLGATWNPDLVRRIGEAVSREIRAMRARDERVGLNVWAPTVNLLRHPLWGRNEEGYAEDPKLTSAIATAYTHGLRGDHPRYWRTAPVLKHWLAHNNEQDRATSSSSVPPRVLHEYDLRAFRDTVEAGAVAGVMPAYNLVNGRPNHVSPYLREHLRTWTDEELLVCSDAGAPSNLVDAEHYFDTHEAATAAALLAGVDSFTDHGTDGTLITARVRGALTRGLLTEADIDTAVRRQLSVRFRLGEFDPRHDPHAGTGAFDTPAHRALAQEAAEQAIVLLKNDGDLLPLAPDTRLAVVGLLADECKLDWYSGSLLHRSTPLEGLYERFGAERVRFAEGVDRVRLRTAAGAFLAVPVADAPDETRGAEGALDPALLSGRTDLPPVTTDATGTEFALADWGEGVLTLRAPDGRYLSVAEDGYVRASADQPGGWVVQETFRLEPHHDGHLLKHLGTGRHLRVAADGLRVADTGDVFEVVTVERGEDAVARVAGEADVVVVVAGNDPHINGRETEDRTTLLLPEHQQRLLRAARAANPRTVLALVSAYPYAVDAASLPAALWTAHGGQAAGTALARVLAGDVSPAGRLPQTWYADDADLPGLLDYDVIGGRQTYLYFDGSPLFPFGHGLSYASFAYAGLTARVRAGSVLVSCTVGNTGGRPADEVVQLYGRAVDPSVPRPRRELLDHRRLTLAPGETAEVTFEVPLSALEFWDVAHGVRRLEDGPYELLVGASSEDVRLRTTVRPGGRPATPRPLLERGLPAVDFDEQSGIAIVDWTRTAGDAVTPAHDRTAELVYRACDFGPGVTEVTAHLAGEGTLEVSLDGGPVLAALTLDTPTAGPYAYTTRTTGLVTAGVHDVRLTLRGPLRLAHVGFPG, encoded by the coding sequence GTGACCGTCGACTCGCCGTCCACCCCGCCCTTCCGCGATCCGCTTCTGCCGTTCGCGAAGCGCGTCGAGGACCTGCTGGCCCGGCTCACCCGTGAGGAGAAGATCTCCTTCCTGCACCAGTTCACGCCCGCCGTGGAGCGTCTGGGCATCGCCGCCTGGCGGACCGGCCAGGAGGCGCTGCACGGCGTGGCCTGGATGGGCCCGGCGACGGTGTTCCCGCAGGCCGTCGGCCTCGGCGCGACCTGGAACCCGGACCTCGTACGACGGATCGGCGAGGCGGTGTCCAGGGAGATCCGCGCGATGCGCGCCCGCGACGAGCGGGTCGGCCTCAACGTCTGGGCCCCGACGGTCAACCTGCTGCGCCACCCGCTGTGGGGGCGTAACGAGGAGGGCTACGCGGAGGACCCGAAGCTGACATCGGCCATCGCCACGGCGTACACCCACGGTCTGCGGGGCGACCACCCCCGGTACTGGCGTACCGCCCCCGTACTGAAGCACTGGCTGGCCCACAACAACGAGCAGGACCGCGCCACTTCGTCGTCCTCCGTGCCTCCGCGCGTGCTGCACGAGTACGACCTGCGCGCCTTCCGGGACACGGTCGAGGCGGGCGCGGTGGCCGGGGTGATGCCGGCCTACAACCTGGTCAACGGCCGCCCCAACCACGTCTCCCCCTACCTGCGCGAGCACCTGCGCACCTGGACCGACGAGGAGCTGCTGGTCTGCTCGGACGCGGGCGCGCCCTCCAACCTGGTCGACGCGGAGCACTACTTCGACACCCACGAGGCGGCCACCGCGGCGGCCCTGCTGGCCGGCGTGGACAGCTTCACCGACCACGGCACGGACGGCACGCTGATCACCGCCCGGGTCCGAGGGGCCCTCACCCGGGGCCTGTTGACGGAGGCGGACATCGACACCGCCGTGCGCCGCCAACTGTCCGTCCGTTTCCGGCTCGGCGAGTTCGACCCGCGGCACGACCCGCACGCGGGCACCGGCGCGTTCGACACCCCCGCGCACCGGGCGCTCGCGCAGGAGGCCGCCGAGCAGGCGATCGTACTGCTGAAGAACGACGGCGACCTGCTGCCGCTCGCCCCGGACACCCGTCTCGCGGTCGTCGGCCTGCTCGCCGACGAGTGCAAGCTGGACTGGTACAGCGGCAGCCTCCTGCACCGCTCCACCCCGCTGGAAGGCCTTTACGAGCGGTTCGGCGCGGAGCGGGTGCGGTTCGCGGAGGGCGTGGACCGGGTCCGGCTGCGGACGGCGGCCGGCGCGTTCCTCGCCGTGCCCGTGGCCGACGCCCCCGACGAGACGCGCGGCGCCGAGGGCGCCCTGGACCCCGCGCTGCTGTCCGGGCGCACCGACCTGCCGCCGGTCACCACCGACGCCACCGGCACCGAGTTCGCGCTGGCCGACTGGGGCGAGGGAGTGCTGACCCTGCGCGCCCCCGACGGCCGCTACCTCTCGGTCGCCGAGGACGGCTACGTCCGGGCCTCCGCCGACCAGCCCGGCGGCTGGGTCGTCCAGGAGACGTTCCGCCTGGAACCGCACCACGACGGTCACCTCCTCAAGCACCTGGGCACGGGTCGTCATCTCCGTGTCGCCGCCGACGGCCTGCGGGTTGCCGACACGGGTGACGTGTTCGAGGTGGTCACGGTCGAACGGGGCGAGGACGCGGTGGCCCGGGTGGCGGGCGAGGCCGACGTCGTCGTGGTGGTGGCGGGCAACGACCCGCACATCAACGGCCGCGAGACCGAGGACCGTACGACGCTGCTGCTGCCGGAGCACCAGCAGCGGCTGCTGCGCGCGGCCCGGGCGGCCAACCCGCGCACCGTGCTGGCGCTCGTGTCGGCGTACCCGTACGCGGTGGACGCGGCCTCACTCCCGGCCGCGCTGTGGACGGCGCACGGCGGGCAGGCGGCGGGCACCGCGCTGGCCCGGGTGCTGGCCGGCGACGTCTCCCCGGCCGGCCGCCTCCCCCAGACCTGGTACGCCGACGACGCCGATCTGCCCGGCCTCCTCGACTACGACGTGATCGGCGGCCGGCAGACCTACCTCTACTTCGACGGCAGCCCGCTCTTCCCGTTCGGCCACGGCCTGTCGTACGCGTCCTTCGCGTACGCCGGCCTGACGGCCCGCGTCCGGGCCGGCTCCGTCCTCGTGAGCTGCACGGTCGGCAACACCGGGGGCCGGCCGGCGGACGAGGTGGTCCAGCTCTACGGCCGGGCCGTGGACCCCTCGGTGCCCCGCCCGCGCCGCGAACTGCTGGACCACCGCCGGCTCACGCTCGCCCCCGGCGAGACGGCCGAGGTCACGTTCGAGGTCCCGCTGTCCGCGCTGGAGTTCTGGGACGTGGCGCACGGCGTCCGGCGACTGGAGGACGGCCCGTACGAGCTGCTGGTCGGGGCGTCCAGCGAGGACGTACGGCTGCGCACGACCGTCCGCCCCGGGGGCCGGCCCGCCACCCCGCGACCGCTGCTGGAACGGGGCCTTCCGGCCGTCGACTTCGACGAGCAGTCCGGCATCGCGATCGTGGACTGGACGAGAACGGCGGGCGACGCGGTGACCCCGGCCCACGACCGGACCGCTGAACTCGTCTACCGCGCCTGCGACTTCGGCCCCGGGGTGACCGAGGTGACCGCACACCTGGCGGGCGAGGGGACCCTGGAGGTGTCCCTGGACGGCGGCCCGGTGCTGGCCGCCCTCACCCTGGACACCCCCACCGCCGGCCCGTACGCCTACACCACCCGCACCACCGGACTCGTCACCGCGGGCGTCCACGACGTCCGCCTCACGCTGCGCGGCCCCCTGCGGCTCGCGCACGTCGGTTTCCCCGGCTGA
- a CDS encoding ABC transporter permease, which translates to MSHSTVPRSRAEADMTATPAASGDATGSRDRRRAARPSLRLRFGRDRVLLLMTLPAVVLLLLFNYLPILGNIVAFEDYDPYVSDNGVVSILHSPWVGLANFQQIFQDSAFWNAMWNTLVLFVLQLVLYFPVPILLALLINSVVRPRVRAVAQAVLYLPHFFSWVLVVAVFQQLLGGAGLFSQLMRQHGFDGLDIMTDPDTFKFLVTAQSVWKDAGWGIIVFLAALASVSPDLYEAAAMDGAGRRRRMWHVTLPALRPVIALLLVLRVGDALTVGFEQILLQRDAVGPGASEVLDTFVWWNGVRNQDFGYAAAAGLVKGVVSIGLVLAANKVAHLMGEQGVYRK; encoded by the coding sequence GTGTCCCACAGCACGGTGCCTCGGAGCAGGGCCGAGGCCGACATGACTGCGACCCCGGCGGCGTCCGGCGACGCCACCGGTTCCCGTGACAGACGACGCGCGGCGAGGCCGAGCCTGCGCCTGAGATTCGGACGCGACCGCGTCCTGCTCCTGATGACGCTCCCGGCCGTCGTCCTGCTCCTGCTCTTCAACTACCTGCCGATCCTCGGCAACATCGTCGCCTTCGAGGACTACGACCCCTACGTCAGCGACAACGGCGTCGTCTCCATCCTGCACAGCCCCTGGGTCGGCCTGGCCAACTTCCAGCAGATCTTCCAGGACTCCGCGTTCTGGAACGCGATGTGGAACACGCTGGTGCTCTTCGTCCTCCAGCTAGTCCTCTACTTCCCGGTCCCGATCCTCCTCGCGCTGCTCATCAACAGCGTCGTCCGGCCCCGGGTGCGGGCCGTCGCGCAGGCCGTCCTCTACCTGCCGCACTTCTTCTCCTGGGTGCTGGTCGTCGCCGTGTTCCAGCAACTCCTGGGCGGCGCCGGGCTGTTCTCCCAACTGATGCGGCAGCACGGCTTCGACGGCCTCGACATCATGACCGACCCCGACACCTTCAAGTTCCTCGTCACCGCGCAGAGCGTGTGGAAGGACGCCGGCTGGGGGATCATCGTCTTCCTCGCCGCACTGGCCTCCGTCAGCCCCGATCTGTACGAGGCCGCCGCGATGGACGGCGCCGGCCGCCGGCGCCGCATGTGGCACGTCACGCTGCCCGCGCTGCGCCCGGTGATCGCGCTGCTGCTGGTGCTGCGCGTGGGTGACGCGCTGACCGTCGGCTTCGAGCAGATCCTGCTCCAGCGCGACGCGGTCGGACCGGGCGCCTCCGAGGTCCTGGACACCTTCGTGTGGTGGAACGGCGTCCGCAACCAGGACTTCGGCTACGCGGCCGCCGCCGGTCTCGTCAAGGGCGTGGTCAGCATCGGCCTGGTCCTCGCCGCCAACAAGGTGGCCCATCTCATGGGCGAGCAGGGGGTGTACCGGAAGTGA